The Amycolatopsis sp. 195334CR genome window below encodes:
- a CDS encoding ANTAR domain-containing protein yields the protein MEGRRERLWRTIAAWAAPSAEDRGRAQELCLSVVAEFAGVDAAMVTLWARGERAQEILGASDDWAAGVVETQYTVGEGPGVESLRGGDPVLVPDLRVEQVRWPGFAEEALSAGVRAMFAFPLQIGAIKMGTFELLRRRAGALAHEELTDAVLAADLIAAVLLRQADRAERAGEDFEPRLLTSFDDVNIATGMLAARLRIGLDEALARLRGHAFGRQRSVLAVARDVIEHRIALDDLAE from the coding sequence GTGGAGGGCAGGCGCGAGAGGCTCTGGCGCACCATCGCCGCGTGGGCCGCACCGTCGGCCGAGGACCGGGGCCGCGCGCAGGAGCTGTGCTTGAGCGTGGTGGCGGAGTTCGCCGGCGTCGACGCGGCGATGGTGACGCTGTGGGCCCGTGGGGAACGGGCGCAGGAGATCCTGGGCGCCAGCGACGACTGGGCGGCGGGCGTGGTGGAGACGCAGTACACCGTGGGGGAGGGGCCCGGGGTGGAGTCCCTGCGCGGGGGTGATCCGGTCCTGGTCCCGGACCTGCGGGTGGAGCAGGTGCGGTGGCCGGGTTTCGCGGAGGAGGCGCTCAGCGCGGGGGTGCGGGCGATGTTCGCCTTCCCGCTGCAGATCGGCGCGATCAAGATGGGGACCTTCGAGTTGCTGCGCCGCCGGGCGGGGGCGCTCGCGCACGAGGAGCTGACCGACGCGGTGCTGGCGGCCGACCTGATCGCGGCGGTGCTGCTGCGGCAGGCCGACCGGGCGGAACGCGCCGGGGAGGACTTCGAACCGCGCCTGTTGACTTCGTTCGACGACGTCAACATCGCCACCGGGATGCTGGCCGCGCGGCTGCGGATCGGTCTCGACGAGGCACTGGCCCGACTCCGCGGGCACGCGTTCGGCCGACAGCGGTCCGTGCTGGCGGTCGCCCGTGACGTCATAGAACACCGCATCGCGCTCGACGATTTGGCCGAGTGA
- a CDS encoding glycoside hydrolase family 43 protein: MRTAQRTRAAVVAVVLALVCGHPQAVAAGTTPQRLIDADFADPDLLRTEEGYFAFSTSSTTGKVPWASAPAPGGPWQVRGDALAHPPAWGAEGSGFWAPDVTRRDDGRFLLYFSTSTKNGGPMCIGVALGPAPSGPFTPVGEQPLICVAEDSGDIDPQTFVDNGKRYLLYKSNGAPVGDPAAIWVQELTPDGLAPTGPRRELLRADLHQEKGVVEAPVVVRRPSKYLLFYAADTFQSSGYHTAHAAAPALAGPFVKAPTRLLSTDGLGGQVDGPGGADVLEDRIYFHGWLTPEHRTRGLFSLPLRYRDDLPELGTGRAE; the protein is encoded by the coding sequence ATGAGAACTGCTCAGCGCACCCGCGCCGCGGTGGTGGCGGTGGTGCTGGCGCTGGTGTGCGGCCATCCGCAGGCGGTCGCGGCGGGAACGACCCCGCAACGCCTGATCGACGCCGATTTCGCCGATCCCGACCTGCTGCGGACCGAGGAGGGCTACTTCGCCTTCTCCACCAGCAGCACCACCGGAAAGGTCCCCTGGGCGAGCGCGCCCGCACCGGGCGGACCGTGGCAGGTGCGGGGTGACGCGCTCGCCCATCCGCCGGCCTGGGGCGCGGAAGGCAGCGGGTTCTGGGCACCGGACGTGACGCGCCGCGACGACGGCCGGTTCCTGCTGTACTTCTCCACCTCGACGAAGAACGGCGGTCCGATGTGCATCGGCGTCGCGCTCGGGCCCGCGCCGAGCGGCCCGTTCACCCCGGTGGGCGAGCAACCGTTGATCTGCGTGGCCGAGGACAGCGGGGACATCGATCCGCAGACCTTTGTGGACAACGGCAAGCGGTACCTGCTGTACAAGAGCAACGGCGCGCCGGTGGGCGATCCCGCCGCGATCTGGGTGCAGGAGCTGACCCCGGACGGCCTCGCACCGACCGGGCCCCGCCGCGAGCTGCTGCGCGCGGATCTCCACCAGGAGAAGGGTGTGGTCGAAGCCCCGGTGGTGGTGCGGCGGCCGTCGAAGTACCTGCTCTTCTACGCCGCCGACACCTTCCAGAGCTCGGGCTACCACACGGCGCACGCCGCCGCCCCCGCACTGGCCGGCCCCTTCGTCAAGGCACCGACGCGGTTGCTGTCCACCGACGGACTCGGCGGGCAGGTGGACGGACCCGGCGGCGCGGACGTGCTGGAGGACCGGATCTACTTCCACGGCTGGCTCACCCCCGAGCACCGGACGCGCGGCCTGTTCTCCCTACCGCTGCGCTACCGGGACGACCTACCGGAACTCGGCACGGGAAGGGCGGAATGA
- a CDS encoding maleylpyruvate isomerase family mycothiol-dependent enzyme has translation MSTSAFLTTVADQTRTLAGWVDGQDPAAPVPTCPKWTLADLVDHVGSTQRMVAMLVGGRMTEPSQAFAGYVPAPEDPAQWGAWLNACAAEAAQAFESANDDTPVWDPSGAEAGVPFWSRRLLGEICVHRADAASALGRPYELAPEPAAAAVEDWLDTMTSHGYWENKPDYAAAMRGTGQTLHFHTTDTPGEWVARREPDTIVLERTHTKADVALRGTAEELLLVLSRRRPLAEATTLEVLGDQALLDHWIENMDWTTD, from the coding sequence ATGAGCACCTCAGCGTTCCTGACCACCGTCGCCGACCAGACCAGGACGCTCGCCGGGTGGGTGGACGGCCAGGACCCGGCGGCCCCGGTGCCGACGTGTCCGAAGTGGACACTGGCCGACCTGGTCGACCACGTGGGCTCGACCCAGCGCATGGTGGCCATGCTCGTCGGCGGGCGGATGACCGAACCGAGCCAGGCCTTCGCCGGCTACGTCCCCGCCCCCGAAGACCCCGCCCAATGGGGCGCCTGGCTCAACGCCTGCGCCGCCGAAGCAGCACAAGCGTTCGAGTCGGCCAACGACGACACCCCGGTCTGGGACCCCTCCGGCGCCGAAGCCGGTGTGCCGTTCTGGTCACGGCGGCTGCTCGGCGAAATCTGCGTGCACCGCGCCGACGCGGCCTCCGCACTGGGCAGACCGTACGAACTGGCACCCGAACCCGCCGCCGCGGCCGTCGAAGACTGGCTGGACACGATGACCTCACACGGCTACTGGGAGAACAAGCCGGACTACGCCGCCGCGATGCGGGGCACCGGGCAGACCCTGCACTTCCACACCACCGACACCCCCGGGGAATGGGTAGCCCGCCGCGAACCCGACACCATCGTCCTCGAACGCACCCACACCAAGGCCGACGTCGCCCTGCGCGGCACGGCCGAGGAACTACTGCTCGTGCTGAGCAGGCGACGGCCACTAGCCGAAGCCACCACCCTGGAAGTCCTCGGCGACCAAGCCCTGCTCGACCACTGGATCGAAAACATGGACTGGACCACCGACTGA
- a CDS encoding peptidase inhibitor family I36 protein produces MRVSKAAKKRTFSAAAGAASVALALGFAAPAAASVEPASFADCPANRICVFAATNGGTVPGWRHFPSTPPGSCTDAPIPTLAGVRGALSVYNRTGKVQKVYTAFGCGGDSRTVNVGSAIPNLGVTYWSIGG; encoded by the coding sequence ATGCGCGTGTCGAAAGCAGCGAAGAAGAGAACGTTCTCAGCAGCGGCCGGTGCGGCGAGCGTCGCGCTGGCACTGGGGTTCGCCGCACCGGCGGCAGCTTCCGTCGAACCGGCCAGCTTCGCCGACTGCCCGGCCAACCGCATCTGCGTGTTCGCGGCCACGAACGGCGGCACCGTCCCCGGCTGGCGGCACTTCCCCTCGACGCCGCCCGGCTCCTGCACCGACGCCCCGATCCCGACGCTGGCTGGAGTACGAGGCGCGCTGTCCGTCTACAACCGCACGGGAAAGGTCCAGAAGGTCTACACCGCCTTCGGCTGCGGCGGAGACTCCCGGACCGTCAATGTCGGCAGCGCCATCCCCAATCTCGGTGTGACCTACTGGTCGATCGGCGGCTGA
- a CDS encoding BTAD domain-containing putative transcriptional regulator, producing the protein MELSLLGTVALLSGGVPIDTGSARQRCVLAALALDAGRVVPIERLLGRVWGDEPPLRARGNLQSYVSRLRRVLRHGGSDIAHRSGGYVLELPADAIDLHRFRALVARAGGVAPDAAVPVLREALALWRGDALGGLAGGWAEEERDRLHREHALAEQELADALLAVGRGHELVLSLAERVAAAPLDERTNGQYLRALHQSGQVAEALAHYQDFRRRLVEELGIEPGAAVRQAHRALLHGTPETPPTRQRVPVPRQLPAPPRHFAGRGPELDRLDAASGAPAVVIAGPGGIGKTWLALHWAHRHLDRFPDGQLYVDLRGFSPDEAPMAPGAALRGFLGALGVSTDAVPPDEHAQAALFRSLVRDKQLLVLLDNAADSAQLTHLLPGEHGGTTLITSRDRLQGLVVEHEADHVRLGVLSDDDAGTVLRTRLGAALVTGAPEAVREIARLCGGFPLALGIVAGQLRTRPDADVAASAAELREAGLGALDSPDPTASLPAALSWSRKRLTVRQTTLFALLGLAPGPDISVPAAAALAGTPVAEARRELDVLEHASLLTQDASGRFTMHDLLRQYAISTADELAPPEVEAALRRVIDFYTASAYAADRVLNPHRPEVNAERTTANGLPEFPSPAAAMSWFDDEHGCLLAAQQIAAARHWHRPVWELAWSLETFHARRAHRHEDLRTWRTAVASAEQLPEPDLRATVHRLTGTAYADLGLHDEAAHHLRLSLAIAQASEDRTGQSRAHSALAWACSTRGLLTEALDHARSALRLEELLGNPVWIADAGNTVGWYYAKIGDHDRAREHCLAALARYQGTDEIEGAATTHDSLAFIETEAGHPRLALEHYREALALHREAGDAVREANTHEHVGHLHHGLGDHDSARHHWRLAAALYQAQQRVREAEALLTRLDDAPGRR; encoded by the coding sequence GTGGAGCTGAGCCTGCTGGGGACCGTGGCGCTGCTGTCCGGCGGGGTCCCGATCGACACGGGTTCGGCGCGTCAGCGGTGCGTGCTCGCCGCGCTGGCGCTGGACGCCGGACGGGTGGTGCCGATCGAGCGGCTCCTCGGCCGCGTGTGGGGTGACGAGCCGCCGCTGCGAGCCAGGGGAAACCTGCAGAGCTACGTGTCGCGGTTGCGCCGGGTGTTGCGGCACGGTGGTTCCGACATCGCGCACCGATCCGGCGGTTATGTGCTCGAACTGCCCGCCGACGCGATCGACCTGCACCGGTTCCGCGCTCTCGTCGCTCGCGCCGGTGGGGTCGCGCCGGACGCGGCGGTGCCGGTGCTCCGGGAAGCCCTCGCGCTGTGGCGTGGTGACGCGCTGGGCGGATTGGCCGGTGGCTGGGCCGAAGAGGAACGCGACCGCCTGCACCGGGAACACGCGCTCGCCGAGCAGGAACTGGCCGACGCGCTGCTGGCCGTGGGCCGTGGTCACGAACTCGTGCTCTCCCTGGCCGAACGCGTCGCGGCGGCCCCGCTGGACGAGCGCACCAACGGCCAGTACCTGCGTGCGCTGCACCAGAGCGGTCAGGTGGCCGAGGCGCTGGCGCACTACCAGGACTTCCGGCGCCGGCTGGTCGAGGAACTGGGCATCGAGCCGGGCGCCGCGGTGCGGCAAGCACACCGGGCACTGCTGCACGGAACACCGGAGACGCCACCGACGCGTCAGCGGGTCCCGGTGCCGCGGCAACTTCCCGCACCACCGCGTCACTTCGCGGGTCGCGGGCCGGAGCTGGACCGGCTGGACGCCGCGTCCGGCGCCCCCGCCGTGGTCATCGCCGGTCCGGGCGGCATCGGCAAGACCTGGCTGGCGCTGCACTGGGCGCACCGCCACCTCGACCGGTTCCCCGACGGCCAGTTGTACGTGGACCTGCGGGGGTTCAGCCCGGACGAAGCACCGATGGCGCCCGGGGCCGCGTTGCGCGGTTTCCTCGGCGCACTGGGGGTTTCGACCGACGCGGTGCCACCGGACGAACACGCGCAGGCCGCCTTGTTCCGCAGTCTGGTGCGCGACAAGCAGTTGCTGGTGCTGCTGGACAACGCGGCCGACAGCGCCCAGCTCACCCACCTGCTCCCCGGCGAGCACGGCGGTACGACCCTGATCACCAGCCGGGACCGGCTCCAGGGCCTCGTGGTCGAGCACGAGGCGGACCACGTGCGGCTCGGTGTCCTTTCCGATGACGACGCGGGCACGGTGCTGCGCACGCGACTCGGCGCGGCCCTGGTCACCGGTGCTCCCGAGGCCGTGCGCGAGATCGCCCGCCTGTGCGGTGGTTTCCCGCTGGCGCTGGGCATCGTGGCCGGTCAGCTCCGCACCCGGCCGGACGCGGACGTGGCCGCGTCGGCGGCGGAACTGCGCGAAGCCGGTCTCGGCGCGTTGGATTCCCCCGATCCGACAGCGAGCCTGCCTGCCGCGCTGTCCTGGTCGCGCAAGCGGCTCACGGTGCGGCAGACGACGTTGTTCGCCTTGCTGGGCTTGGCTCCGGGACCGGACATCAGCGTGCCCGCCGCGGCCGCGCTGGCCGGTACGCCCGTCGCGGAAGCACGCCGGGAACTCGACGTGCTCGAACACGCCTCCCTGCTCACCCAGGACGCCTCCGGGCGTTTCACCATGCACGACCTGCTCCGGCAGTACGCGATCAGCACCGCGGACGAGCTCGCACCGCCGGAGGTCGAAGCGGCCCTGCGCCGGGTGATCGACTTCTACACCGCTTCGGCCTACGCCGCCGACCGCGTGCTCAACCCACACCGACCGGAGGTGAACGCGGAGCGCACGACCGCGAACGGGCTCCCCGAGTTCCCCAGCCCCGCGGCGGCGATGAGCTGGTTCGACGATGAGCACGGCTGCCTGCTGGCCGCGCAGCAGATCGCCGCGGCCCGCCACTGGCACCGGCCGGTGTGGGAGCTGGCCTGGTCACTGGAGACCTTCCACGCCCGGCGGGCGCACCGCCACGAGGACCTCCGGACCTGGCGCACCGCTGTGGCCAGTGCCGAACAACTTCCCGAGCCGGACCTCCGTGCCACCGTGCACCGGCTCACCGGGACCGCCTACGCCGATCTCGGCCTGCACGACGAGGCCGCGCACCACCTGCGGCTGTCACTGGCGATCGCGCAGGCGAGCGAAGACCGGACCGGCCAGTCCCGCGCCCACTCGGCGCTCGCCTGGGCCTGCAGCACCCGCGGCTTGCTGACCGAAGCGCTCGACCACGCCCGCAGCGCGCTGCGGCTGGAGGAACTGCTGGGCAACCCCGTCTGGATCGCCGACGCCGGGAACACCGTGGGCTGGTACTACGCCAAGATCGGCGACCACGACCGGGCCCGCGAACACTGCCTGGCCGCCCTCGCGCGGTACCAGGGCACCGATGAGATCGAGGGCGCGGCCACCACGCACGACAGCCTGGCCTTCATCGAAACCGAAGCCGGCCACCCGCGACTGGCGCTCGAGCACTACCGCGAAGCCCTCGCACTGCACCGGGAAGCGGGCGACGCGGTCCGGGAAGCCAACACACACGAACACGTGGGCCACCTCCACCACGGTCTCGGCGACCACGACTCGGCCCGCCACCACTGGCGGCTCGCCGCCGCGCTTTACCAGGCACAGCAACGGGTCCGGGAAGCCGAAGCGCTGCTGACCCGGCTCGACGATGCTCCTGGCCGTCGCTGA
- a CDS encoding PP2C family protein-serine/threonine phosphatase, with protein MDRSLAVERRLRDVPPHELPSALRAALREHFGAQAVELLMADYSLTELCQVSTLPYTTEPMPVEGSVPGAAFVAQTATFEPDGSAVTGYLPVTVRGDRLGVLAVTLPAEPEPPVWAELGRFAETLAHELFVADRDTDLYIQARRSSRLTLAAEMQWQLLPGRACSRAEFALGGQLEPAYAIYGDCFDWSASAHKLAVTLINGMGEGSEAALLTNLAVNALRNARRAGVGLDAQAELADQAIYAHYRGREHVAALLLEFDLATGAVDALDAGSPRLWRLRDGKVERIHFDEQLPLGAFEDTVYEVERFHALAGDRFVFVSDGVYNAMGPQGQLYGDAELTDAVLATAELPAAHVPGAVLKELSTRRHGAHAEDDAMVVCLDWFGPTAQPGTGLAGPAVP; from the coding sequence GTGGACAGATCCTTGGCGGTCGAGCGCAGGCTGCGCGATGTACCGCCGCACGAACTGCCGTCGGCACTGCGGGCGGCCTTGCGCGAGCACTTCGGCGCCCAGGCGGTCGAACTGCTGATGGCCGACTACTCGCTGACCGAGCTGTGCCAGGTGAGCACCCTGCCGTACACGACCGAGCCGATGCCGGTGGAGGGCAGCGTGCCCGGCGCGGCGTTCGTCGCCCAGACCGCCACCTTCGAGCCCGACGGTTCCGCGGTCACCGGGTACCTGCCGGTCACCGTTCGCGGGGACCGGCTCGGCGTGCTGGCCGTCACGCTGCCCGCCGAACCCGAACCGCCGGTGTGGGCCGAACTCGGCCGGTTCGCCGAAACGCTGGCGCACGAACTCTTTGTCGCCGACCGCGACACCGACCTCTACATCCAGGCCCGCCGGTCCTCCCGGCTCACCCTGGCCGCGGAAATGCAGTGGCAGCTCCTGCCAGGCCGGGCCTGTTCCCGCGCGGAGTTCGCCCTCGGCGGTCAGCTCGAACCCGCGTACGCCATCTACGGCGACTGCTTCGACTGGTCGGCCTCAGCGCACAAACTCGCCGTGACGCTGATCAACGGCATGGGCGAGGGCAGCGAAGCCGCGCTGCTGACCAACCTGGCGGTCAACGCGCTGCGCAACGCCCGGCGCGCCGGTGTGGGCCTGGACGCCCAGGCCGAACTCGCCGACCAGGCCATCTACGCGCACTACCGCGGCCGCGAGCATGTGGCCGCGCTGTTGCTGGAATTCGACCTCGCCACCGGCGCCGTCGACGCGCTCGACGCGGGCTCACCCCGGCTGTGGCGGTTGCGTGACGGCAAGGTCGAGCGCATCCACTTCGACGAGCAGCTCCCGCTGGGAGCGTTCGAGGACACCGTCTACGAGGTCGAACGGTTCCACGCCTTGGCGGGGGATCGGTTCGTGTTCGTCAGCGACGGGGTCTACAACGCCATGGGCCCGCAGGGCCAGCTCTACGGCGACGCCGAACTGACCGACGCGGTGCTGGCCACCGCCGAGCTGCCCGCCGCGCACGTGCCGGGCGCCGTGCTCAAGGAACTGTCCACCCGGCGCCACGGCGCCCACGCCGAAGACGACGCCATGGTGGTGTGCCTGGACTGGTTCGGCCCCACCGCACAACCCGGCACCGGGCTCGCTGGACCGGCCGTTCCCTAG
- a CDS encoding MarR family transcriptional regulator, with amino-acid sequence MDTVNRSREQLSTDAAAAVTDLAELLEIMFEQAAEASARPLSTSQLRAVVALDRHDGLNLRALAELLGSTPPLVSRLCDRLQAVGFLERLPSSRSRRELTLRLSERGRAYLRDLRARRRESVQSVLAKMSPDARAALDTGLRGFHAAAAESAGPRT; translated from the coding sequence GTGGACACCGTGAACCGGTCTCGCGAGCAGCTCAGCACTGATGCGGCCGCCGCGGTGACCGACCTGGCCGAACTGCTGGAAATCATGTTCGAGCAGGCGGCGGAAGCCTCCGCCAGGCCGTTGTCGACCTCCCAGCTGCGCGCCGTGGTCGCGCTGGACCGGCACGACGGGCTCAACCTGCGGGCGCTGGCCGAACTGCTCGGCTCGACCCCGCCGCTGGTGAGCAGGCTGTGCGACCGGTTGCAGGCGGTCGGTTTCCTCGAACGCCTGCCCAGTTCCCGCAGCCGCCGCGAGCTGACCCTGCGGCTCAGCGAACGGGGTCGCGCCTACCTGCGGGACCTGCGGGCCCGTCGCCGCGAGAGCGTGCAGTCGGTGCTGGCGAAGATGAGCCCGGACGCCCGCGCCGCGCTCGACACCGGCCTGCGTGGTTTTCACGCCGCCGCGGCCGAATCGGCTGGTCCGCGCACCTGA
- a CDS encoding STAS domain-containing protein, whose product MPGTDETAVRELVVRALDTDQAAVTSEWIERQRERSPLPPAELHREAADLLGALCAALTSPMPAARIAEHDDAVREALTALSERRARAGADPSATAMAVLGLKHAVLAAVERHTDDPARCYRAALLVNELLDGAGVRTFSVYADGREEIIRQQHSQMLELSTPVVRLWRHVLAVPLIGTLDSARTQIVMTGLLEAIQAHEARIAIIDITGVPTVDTAVAQHLLQTAGAVRLMGAECVISGIRPSIAQTITQLGIDLSHILTRSSLADALAAALRLLGAEPGRAAG is encoded by the coding sequence GTGCCGGGGACGGACGAGACCGCTGTGCGGGAACTGGTGGTCCGGGCGCTGGACACCGACCAGGCGGCGGTGACCAGCGAGTGGATCGAGCGGCAGCGCGAGCGGTCGCCACTGCCACCGGCCGAGCTCCACCGGGAGGCCGCCGACCTGCTCGGGGCCCTGTGCGCGGCGCTGACCTCGCCGATGCCCGCGGCCCGGATCGCCGAGCACGACGACGCCGTGCGCGAAGCGCTGACCGCGTTGTCCGAGCGGCGGGCCCGTGCCGGCGCGGATCCGTCGGCCACGGCCATGGCGGTACTCGGGCTCAAGCACGCGGTGCTGGCGGCGGTCGAACGCCACACCGACGACCCGGCGCGGTGCTACCGGGCCGCCCTGCTGGTCAACGAACTGCTCGACGGCGCCGGGGTCCGCACGTTCTCCGTCTACGCCGACGGGCGTGAGGAGATCATCCGCCAGCAGCACAGCCAGATGCTCGAACTGTCCACCCCGGTCGTCCGGTTGTGGCGCCACGTGCTGGCCGTGCCGCTGATCGGCACGCTCGACAGCGCCCGCACGCAGATCGTGATGACCGGCCTGCTCGAAGCGATCCAGGCGCACGAGGCCCGGATCGCCATCATCGACATCACCGGCGTGCCCACTGTGGACACCGCGGTGGCCCAGCACCTGCTGCAGACCGCGGGCGCGGTCCGGCTGATGGGCGCCGAATGCGTGATCAGCGGGATCCGGCCGTCCATCGCGCAGACGATCACCCAGCTGGGCATCGACCTGTCCCACATCCTGACCCGGTCCTCGCTGGCCGACGCGCTCGCCGCGGCACTGCGCCTGCTCGGCGCCGAACCCGGCAGGGCCGCCGGGTGA
- a CDS encoding STAS domain-containing protein — protein sequence MTGSTGLPLLRLGDILLGGLLSDLDDATALRFTDELTTRISEERIRGVIIDISRLEIIDSFVARVLMQLAHTGRLLGARMIVAGMRPAVAITLSELGLQLTGVQTALNPEQAMEQLGWRRPTEAAEEAPHAS from the coding sequence GTGACCGGCTCGACCGGGCTGCCGCTGCTGCGCCTCGGTGACATCCTGCTCGGCGGGCTGCTCAGCGACCTCGACGACGCGACCGCGCTGCGGTTCACCGACGAACTGACCACCCGCATCAGCGAGGAACGCATCCGCGGGGTGATCATCGACATCTCCCGGCTGGAGATCATCGACTCCTTCGTGGCCAGGGTGCTGATGCAGCTGGCCCACACCGGGCGGCTGCTCGGCGCCCGGATGATCGTGGCGGGCATGCGGCCCGCGGTGGCGATCACCCTGTCCGAACTCGGGCTCCAGCTCACCGGGGTGCAGACCGCGCTCAACCCGGAACAGGCCATGGAACAGCTGGGATGGCGCCGTCCCACCGAGGCCGCCGAAGAGGCGCCTCATGCTTCCTGA
- a CDS encoding anti-sigma regulatory factor, with amino-acid sequence MLPDQLAAGEEHQIRVEEDLLTARHAVRASAVSAGFSIVDQTKIVTAASELVRNAYIHGGGGTLTITVLRDRARVGLRLRVRDRGPGIPDVDQAMTDGFSTGAGLGHGLGGTRRLVDDFGIDTGPGGTTVTAVRWKPR; translated from the coding sequence ATGCTTCCTGACCAGCTCGCCGCCGGCGAGGAACACCAGATCCGCGTCGAGGAGGACCTGCTCACCGCCCGGCACGCCGTGCGCGCCAGCGCGGTGAGCGCCGGGTTCTCCATCGTCGACCAGACCAAGATCGTGACCGCCGCCAGCGAACTGGTCCGCAACGCCTACATCCACGGCGGTGGTGGCACGCTGACCATCACCGTCCTGCGCGACCGGGCCCGGGTGGGGCTGCGACTGCGCGTCCGCGACCGGGGTCCCGGCATCCCCGACGTCGACCAGGCGATGACCGACGGGTTCAGCACCGGGGCCGGCCTCGGGCACGGGCTCGGTGGCACGCGCCGCCTGGTCGACGACTTCGGCATCGACACCGGACCCGGCGGGACCACCGTCACCGCCGTGCGCTGGAAGCCGCGATGA
- a CDS encoding ATP-binding protein — translation MTVSVSATTPTRRVRIDHPSAVYAATRAARAAARDAALPDVLAERAAVVTSELASNLDKHATGGSVFIQRALTGRGVDVLTADDGPGMADLAHWLVDGNTTTSTLGSGLGAIGRMSTTFQIRSTPGTGTTTAARVLAPGTPAGPADAVGHFCLPREGEQHCGDAIALAEDTGSRTVVVADGLGHGPDAAEAADLAIGVFGNNPDRALSAQLAAMHRALRGTRGAAVALARVSGRGVEFCGVGNVSATILTPGRSSQLLLSVPGVVGFILPAVLPRHAPLTGGAVVVLHTDGIDHSWRAPLPPAQPAGALLLAAELAHRHRNPRDDAAAIALHADQLP, via the coding sequence ATGACCGTCTCGGTCTCGGCGACCACCCCGACCCGGCGGGTGCGCATCGACCACCCCAGCGCCGTCTACGCCGCCACCAGGGCCGCCCGCGCCGCGGCCAGGGACGCGGCGCTGCCGGACGTGCTGGCCGAACGGGCCGCCGTGGTGACCTCCGAGCTGGCGAGCAACCTGGACAAGCACGCCACCGGCGGCTCGGTGTTCATCCAGCGGGCGCTGACCGGCCGGGGCGTCGACGTGCTCACCGCCGACGACGGGCCGGGCATGGCCGACCTCGCCCACTGGCTCGTCGACGGCAACACCACCACCTCCACCCTGGGCAGCGGGCTCGGCGCCATCGGCCGCATGTCCACCACGTTCCAGATCCGCTCCACCCCGGGCACCGGCACCACCACCGCCGCCCGCGTCCTGGCGCCCGGCACCCCGGCCGGACCCGCCGACGCGGTCGGGCACTTCTGCCTGCCACGCGAGGGCGAACAGCACTGCGGGGACGCCATCGCGCTCGCCGAGGACACCGGCAGCCGGACCGTCGTCGTCGCCGACGGTCTCGGCCACGGCCCCGACGCCGCCGAAGCGGCCGACCTCGCGATCGGCGTGTTCGGGAACAACCCGGACCGCGCCCTGTCCGCGCAACTGGCCGCCATGCACCGCGCGCTGCGCGGCACCCGCGGCGCGGCGGTCGCGCTGGCCCGCGTCTCCGGCCGCGGCGTCGAGTTCTGCGGCGTCGGCAACGTCAGCGCCACCATCCTCACCCCGGGACGGTCCTCGCAGCTCCTGCTCAGCGTGCCCGGCGTGGTCGGGTTCATCCTGCCCGCCGTCCTGCCCCGGCACGCACCCCTGACCGGCGGCGCCGTCGTCGTGCTCCACACCGACGGCATCGACCACAGCTGGCGCGCGCCGCTCCCGCCCGCCCAGCCCGCCGGCGCGCTGCTGCTCGCGGCCGAACTCGCCCACCGGCACCGCAATCCCCGTGACGACGCGGCCGCGATCGCCCTGCACGCCGACCAGCTCCCGTGA